In Oncorhynchus nerka isolate Pitt River linkage group LG26, Oner_Uvic_2.0, whole genome shotgun sequence, one DNA window encodes the following:
- the wfikkn2a gene encoding WAP, Kazal, immunoglobulin, Kunitz and NTR domain-containing protein 2 → MWWMLFPRWIWFLFGQCYVLLLIIDSCVRVKAMPMSMPNKVVYSHAGMCPNEMNPNLWVDAMSTCMRECELDRDCENFEKCCNNVCGNKSCVAARYMDIKGKKGPVGMPKGVKCDKFMCTQQGSECDIWEGQPVCKCRDRCEREPHFTCASDGMTYYNKCYMDAEACSKGISISVVTCRYHLTWPNTSPLPMETTLRPTTALLETTPPADIHPPMMLSNPTQQAVFVGETASFLCEVSGKPSPEVTWEKQLEGKENTVMRPNHVQGNVVVTNIGQLVIYNAQQQDAGIYTCTAKNLGGAVTSHYPLSVIQRDTGRKEGEVGNATNPFPFPAEECLKGPDSDDCGEESISWYYEAKRNNCFTFTYSQCNKNRNHFDSYETCMLSCGAELSAPCSLPSLQGPCKAYEPRWAYSSTLKQCQSFIWGGCGGNENNFESKEACEEMCPFPKNHNCKMCKPRGKMVTSFCKSDFIILGRVTELPEEQDSGHALITVEEILKDEKMGLKFFGQEPLEVTLMNMDWNCPCPNITMANGQLIIMGDVHNGMAVLQPDSFVGSSTARRVRKLREVIHKKTCDFLKEFPTNQ, encoded by the exons ATGTGGTGGATGTTGTTTCCTCGATGGATCTGGTTTCTCTTTGGACAGTGCTACGTCTTGCTCCTGATCATAGACAGCTGTGTGAGGGTGAAAGCGATGCCAATGTCCATGCCCAACAAAGTGGTGTACTCTCACGCGGGCATGTGCCCCAACGAGATGAACCCCAACCTGTGGGTGGACGCCATGAGCACCTGTATGCGCGAGTGCGAGTTGGACCGG GACTGTGAAAACTTTGAGAAATGCTGCAACAACGTGTGTGGGAACAAGAGCTGTGTGGCGGCGCGCTACATGGACATTAAGGGCAAGAAGGGGCCGGTTGGCATGCCAAAAGGGGTCAAGTGTGACAAGTTCATGTGTACGCAGCAGGGCTCCGAGTGTGACATCTGGGAGGGCCAGCCCGTGTGTAAGTGCCGGGACCGCTGTGAGAGAGAGCCCCACTTCACATGTGCCTCAGACGGTATGACCTACTACAACAAGTGTTACATGGATGCAGAGGCCTGCTCCAAGGGCATCTCTATCTCTGTGGTCACCTGCAG GTACCACCTCACCTGGCCAAACACCAGCCCGTTGCCCATGGAGACCACCCTGCGGCCAACCACTGCCCTCCTGGAGACCACCCCCCCGGCTGACATCCATCCTCCAATGATGCTCAGCAATCCCACTCAGCAGGCTGTGTTCGTGGGCGAGACAGCCAGCTTCCTGTGCGAAGTGTCTGGTAAGCCCAGTCCGGAGGTGACCTGGGAGAAGCAGCTGGAGGGCAAGGAGAACACAGTGATGAGGCCCAATCACGTGCAGGGGAACGTAGTGGTCACCAACATCGGCCAGCTGGTCATCTACAATGCCCAGCAACAGGACGCCGGCATCTACACCTGCACGGCCAAGAACCTGGGGGGAGCTGTGACCTCCCACTACCCACTGTCGGTGATCCAGAGAGACACGGGCCGGAAGGAGGGTGAGGTAGGGAAtgccaccaacccattcccattCCCCGCCGAAGAGTGCCTGAAGGGGCCGGACAGTGACGACTGTGGGGAGGAGAGCATAAGCTGGTACTAcgaagcaaagagaaacaattgCTTCACCTTCACCTACAGCCAGTGCAACAAGAACCGCAACCACTTTGACAGCTACGAGACATGCATGTTGTCATGCGGGGCAGAGCTGTCggctccctgctctctccccagcCTGCAGGGACCCTGTAAGGCCTACGAGCCCCGctgggcctacagcagcaccctCAAACAGTGCCAGTCCTTCATCTGGGGCGGCTGTGGaggcaatgaaaacaactttgaATCCAAAGAGGCCTGTGAGGAGATGTGTCCTTTTCCGAAGAACCATAACTGTAAGATGTGTAAACCGCGGGGCAAGATGGTGACCAGCTTCTGCAAGAGCGACTTCATCATCCTGGGGCGCGTGACAGAGTTGCCTGAAGAACAGGACTCGGGCCACGCCCTGATCACCGTGGAGGAGATCCTAAAGGACGAGAAAATGGGCCTCAAGTTCTTCGGCCAGGAACCCTTGGAGGTGACCTTGATGAACATGGACTGGAACTGCCCGTGCCCCAACATCACCATGGCCAATGGGCAGCTCATCATCATGGGAGACGTCCACAACGGCATGGCCGTGCTGCAGCCCGACAGCTTCGTGGGGAGCTCCACCGCACGCAGGGTCAGGAAGCTCCGAGAGGTCATTCACAAGAAGACCTGTGATTTTCTCAAAGAGTTCCCAACAAACCAGTAG